Below is a window of Brevinematia bacterium DNA.
GTAAGGATCTCTCCTATGAAGAAAAATGAACCTAGCCTAGGGTGTACAATGCAGGTGTTTTTCCCTTGAAATCCTAGGTTGCCTACTACCGCAAAGCCCTTTTCGTATAAAGGGGCTGCTCCTGAGAATACTCTATACCTAAATTCTTTTGATGTTTCCTTTTTTAGTCTTTCTACAACTTTAAAAAGTAGTGTCTTGATTACAAAGTGGTAATCTTCTCCCCAAGCATACATCGCAACTTTGCCATATTCTTCCGATGGTAGGTCAAACCTTGACGGATTGAAGTAGCTAGCACCTACGAGTATCACACTCTTTACCCACTCCTCTGTTAGCAAAGGATTGAACTTCTTTTCCAGAGATTTCCTAAGGTATTCCATTTCCGCATTAAGTGACGATGAAAGCCACGTTAGGTATTTACTCTTCAGATCAGATTTTAGCAAAAGTGAGAGAGGAGAAACTACAGAAACTAGATCAAAGCCTTCTTCAAGTATTAGGTTTTTTATTAGGTCTTTCATTAAAAGTCCCGAGCGCAAGGCTCGGGAATAAATTAGTCAAGGATTTCAAGAATAACTCTTCTTCCGTTTTTGACAGCGATTGCACTTACTATTGTCCTGATAGCTTTTGCTATCCTTCCCTTCTTGCCAATGATCTTCCCGATGTCTTCAGTCTTAACCTTAAGCTCAAGGATTGTAGATTTTTCCCCTTCAACAACCTTGATGGAGATATCTTCAGGATAATCAACTAACGCCTTGACTATCTGTTCAACCAATTCTTTTTCCTTCATAAACCACCTCTCTAAAAGTTATTTTCTACTTTAGTAATGCCGAGAAATTATTGTAAAGTCTACTAACAGTAGCTGAAGGTTGTGCTCCAACGGAGATCCAGTAATTATACCTAGTTGTATCAATATGAAGCTTTTTACCCTCCATTGGAGCATAGTGACCTAAGCTCTCAATATAAGCACCGTCTCTTTTCTTCTTAGAATCAACTACTACTATCCTATAATACGGTCTATGTTTGGAACCAAACCTCATCAATCTTATTCTAACCATAAATTCCTCTTAGATCAGTTTTCTGTAAGGATTATAAAAGTGTAAACGGGTAGTGGTCAAATTCAAGAAGACGTACACGATAAAGTCTAAAGTTTGTATTAAGTGTGGTCTTTTTTTGTTTCTTTCGTAGTCCCTATCGGGACTAGGCAAATGGAGTATTTTCTCAATAAGTAACAAAGGCTTGATGTGAGGTGAGATTCTACAGTTGATGAGTGTTACAAAACTGAGAGATTGAGCTGACAGAAGCTTAGTGTAAAGCTTAACATAATGCAACGTTTGCAATGGCTAGAATCTTAGGTTTTGCTCAACAAATTCTTTATACTTTATATGATCCTCTACAGCAACGATGAGTGGAATGATTATAGAGCTTGCTATAATGAAGGACCACTGTTGGGTATTAAGGCTTCTGGTAAAGTCTCTGTAGTTGTAGAATGAGACTTGTTCCATCAGAAACTTTGTCACCATATATGTTGTTGGTATGGAAACCAAAAGTATTATTTCGTATCTCCTCTCAAAACTTAGGAAAAATGGTTCCTTTTTAAGGTCAAGGGATTCTTCAAATTCAAGAGATACTCTTAGAGATTTTCTTTCTTTAAGCTCAATGGGTGTAAGGAGATTGGTTCCTGAAAAATAAAAGTTTGTCTTAAACTGCTGATTTTCTAGCTGTCCTAGTAGCTCGTAAAATGAAATCTCATTTGTTTTAGGTTCTGAAGGTTTATCTTGCAACTGTAAGTTGGTGAGTATTTCTTTTTTTCTCTCTTCTCCATAAGTACTTGTCCATATGAAAGTTAAGATTAAAACTGCGACTATCTTCCTCAACATATGTAGAATTATAACGACATGGTGGTCAAAGTGCTAATTATGGTATTGTCTTGAAGAATTTTGTTATTTTCTCTACTACATAGCTTATTTCTTCTTCACTTAGTTTGGGAAAGATCGGGAGTGATAGAACTTCTTTGGAGGCTTTTTCTGTGGCTGGTAGACTACCTTCCTTGTAACCTAACTCTGAGAAACACTTCTGTAAGTGTAGAGGTAGAGGATAGTAGATTTCGGAACCTATGCCGTTTTCTGCTAGAAACTGTTTTAGTGCATCTCTATACTTGGGCACCCTTATAGTGTATTGATGGTATACGTGCTTTGAGTTTTTTGTTTCTTTGGGTGTGAATAGTAGTTCTCTGTTTTCAAGTTCAGAGAGAAGCTGTGAATAGGTATTTGCTATTTTTCTTCTTTCCTCATTATTCTCGTTTGTTCTTCTAAGTCTTATGTTTATATAGCAAGCTTGAATCTCGTCAAGTCTTCCGTTTATTCCTATGTATTCGTGGTAGTATCTTTTTTCGGAACCGTGAACCCTGAGGATTCTTAACTTTTTTGCGATTTCTTCTTCGTTAGTTGATATTGCCCCGCCATCTCCTGCTCCGCCTAAGTTTTTGGTTGGGTAGAAGGAGAGGCAACCTGTTTTTCCAAAGCTTCCCGTTTTTTTACCATTGTATTCGGCACCTATTGCTTGTGCATTATCTTCTATAACGTCTATATTTCTTTCCTTGGAGATTCTTATGATACTCTCAATTTCGCAAGGATTACCGTAAAGGTGGACAGGTATGACACATTTGGTTTTTGAAGAGATTCTTTTTTCTACCTCCTCGGGGGTTATATTGTATGTTTCTATGTCTATATCGGCAAAAACTGGGATAGCTCCTAGCCTTGAGATACAACTTGCCGTGGCGTAAAATGTAAAAGATGGAACAATTACCTCATCTCCAGGAGAAACACCTATAGCCATAAGAGACAGAAGCAGAGCATCGCTTCCCGATGATACACCTATAACATCCTTTACTCCTAGAAACTCGGTTAAGTTCTTCTCAAGTGACTGAACATGTTTTCCTAGGATAAAGCTCTGATTGTCAAATATTTGTTCAATTTCTTTTAGAACTTCTTCTTTTAAGAGTTTATATTCTCTTTTTAGGTCAAGAAGGGGAACGTTCATAATTAGGCTTTCCCTTCCTTGTGTGGGGTCCTTTTGTTGCATTTTGGACAATATTTTTTTAGTTCTAGCTTTTCTCTTTGTAGTTTTTTGGATTTTTTTGTATAGTAATTTTTGCTTTTACATTCTTGGCATATCATTGCAATAACATCAGTAGCCATATAGCCTCTC
It encodes the following:
- a CDS encoding KH domain-containing protein — its product is MKEKELVEQIVKALVDYPEDISIKVVEGEKSTILELKVKTEDIGKIIGKKGRIAKAIRTIVSAIAVKNGRRVILEILD
- the rpsP gene encoding 30S ribosomal protein S16, translated to MVRIRLMRFGSKHRPYYRIVVVDSKKKRDGAYIESLGHYAPMEGKKLHIDTTRYNYWISVGAQPSATVSRLYNNFSALLK
- a CDS encoding DegT/DnrJ/EryC1/StrS family aminotransferase, which codes for MNVPLLDLKREYKLLKEEVLKEIEQIFDNQSFILGKHVQSLEKNLTEFLGVKDVIGVSSGSDALLLSLMAIGVSPGDEVIVPSFTFYATASCISRLGAIPVFADIDIETYNITPEEVEKRISSKTKCVIPVHLYGNPCEIESIIRISKERNIDVIEDNAQAIGAEYNGKKTGSFGKTGCLSFYPTKNLGGAGDGGAISTNEEEIAKKLRILRVHGSEKRYYHEYIGINGRLDEIQACYINIRLRRTNENNEERRKIANTYSQLLSELENRELLFTPKETKNSKHVYHQYTIRVPKYRDALKQFLAENGIGSEIYYPLPLHLQKCFSELGYKEGSLPATEKASKEVLSLPIFPKLSEEEISYVVEKITKFFKTIP
- the rpmG gene encoding 50S ribosomal protein L33 is translated as MATDVIAMICQECKSKNYYTKKSKKLQREKLELKKYCPKCNKRTPHKEGKA